A window from Heteronotia binoei isolate CCM8104 ecotype False Entrance Well chromosome 15, APGP_CSIRO_Hbin_v1, whole genome shotgun sequence encodes these proteins:
- the FUS gene encoding RNA-binding protein FUS isoform X1 — MSGGGSGGGGYGSQDQGGYGSQQDRNRGRGSGGGGGGGGGGYGRGGFDRSGGRGGSRGGGRGGMGGGERGGGFNKFGGPRDQGSRHDSAGEQDNSDNNTIFVQGLGENVTIESVADYFKQIGIIKTNKKTGQPMINLYTDRETGKLKGEATVSFDDPPSAKAAIDWFDGKEFSGNPIKVSFATRRADFNRGGGNGRGGRGRGGRGGPMGRGGFGGGGGGSNSGSSGGNRGGFPSGGGGQQRAGDWKCPNPTCENMNFSWRNECNQCKAPKPDGPGGPHMGGGFGEERRGGRGGFDRGGFRGGRGGDRGGFRGGRGGDRGNFGPGKMDSRGDHRQDRRERPY, encoded by the exons ATGAGCGGAGGCGGCAGCGGAGGTGGCGGCTACGGCAGCCAGGACCAGGGAGGATACGGAAGCCAGCAAGATCGCAACCGTGGCCGCGGCAgcggaggaggtggtggtggaggaggaggaggatatggGCGAGGTGGCTTTGATCGAAGCGGTGGCCGAGGTGGCAGCAGAGGAGGCGGTCGTGGAGGCATGGG CGGTGGTGAGCGAGGTGGTGGCTTCAATAAATTTGGTG GACCCCGGGACCAAGGATCACGCCATGATTCTG CTGGCGAGCAGGATAACTCTGACAATAACACAATCTTTGTCCAGGGACTCGGTGAAAATGTAACCATTGAATCAGTAGCAGACTACTTCAAGCAGATCGGCATCATCAAG ACAAACAAGAAAACTGGACAACCCATGATCAATTTGTATACAGACCGTGAGACAGGAAAGCTTAAAGGGGAGGCCACGGTTTCCTTTGATGATCCCCCATCTGCAAAGGCAGCTATTGACTGGTTTGATG GAAAGGAATTCTCAGGCAACCCCATCAAAGTTTCATTCGCCACCCGGAGGGCAGACTTCAACCGAGGAGGTGGCAATGGACGTGGAGGAAGAGGTCGTGGTGGCAGAGGAG GACCTATGGGCCGAGGTGGATTTGGTGGCGGCGGAGGTGGTAGCAACAGTGGCTCCAGTGGGGGCAACAGGGGTGGCTTCCCCAGTGGAGGAGGTGGCCAGCAGCGTGCAGGAGACTGGAAGTGTCCTAACCC AACATGCGAGAATATGAATTTCTCTTGGCGTAATGAATGCAATCAATGCAAAGCACCAAAACCAGATGGGCCTGGAGGACCACACATGG GAGGTGGATTTGGTGAAGAGCGTCGTGGGGGCCGCGGGGGCTTCGATCGAGGTGGTTTCCGTGGAGGCAGAGGCGGAGACCGAGGAGGATTCAGAGGTGGAAGAGGTGGAGACAGAGGCAACTTTGGTCCAGGAAAAATGGATTCCAG AGGAGACCACAGACAAGACCGCCGTGAGAGGCCCTATTGA
- the FUS gene encoding RNA-binding protein FUS isoform X2 codes for MGEVALIEAVAEVAAEEAVVEAWGPRDQGSRHDSAGEQDNSDNNTIFVQGLGENVTIESVADYFKQIGIIKTNKKTGQPMINLYTDRETGKLKGEATVSFDDPPSAKAAIDWFDGKEFSGNPIKVSFATRRADFNRGGGNGRGGRGRGGRGGPMGRGGFGGGGGGSNSGSSGGNRGGFPSGGGGQQRAGDWKCPNPTCENMNFSWRNECNQCKAPKPDGPGGPHMGGGFGEERRGGRGGFDRGGFRGGRGGDRGGFRGGRGGDRGNFGPGKMDSRGDHRQDRRERPY; via the exons atggGCGAGGTGGCTTTGATCGAAGCGGTGGCCGAGGTGGCAGCAGAGGAGGCGGTCGTGGAGGCATGGG GACCCCGGGACCAAGGATCACGCCATGATTCTG CTGGCGAGCAGGATAACTCTGACAATAACACAATCTTTGTCCAGGGACTCGGTGAAAATGTAACCATTGAATCAGTAGCAGACTACTTCAAGCAGATCGGCATCATCAAG ACAAACAAGAAAACTGGACAACCCATGATCAATTTGTATACAGACCGTGAGACAGGAAAGCTTAAAGGGGAGGCCACGGTTTCCTTTGATGATCCCCCATCTGCAAAGGCAGCTATTGACTGGTTTGATG GAAAGGAATTCTCAGGCAACCCCATCAAAGTTTCATTCGCCACCCGGAGGGCAGACTTCAACCGAGGAGGTGGCAATGGACGTGGAGGAAGAGGTCGTGGTGGCAGAGGAG GACCTATGGGCCGAGGTGGATTTGGTGGCGGCGGAGGTGGTAGCAACAGTGGCTCCAGTGGGGGCAACAGGGGTGGCTTCCCCAGTGGAGGAGGTGGCCAGCAGCGTGCAGGAGACTGGAAGTGTCCTAACCC AACATGCGAGAATATGAATTTCTCTTGGCGTAATGAATGCAATCAATGCAAAGCACCAAAACCAGATGGGCCTGGAGGACCACACATGG GAGGTGGATTTGGTGAAGAGCGTCGTGGGGGCCGCGGGGGCTTCGATCGAGGTGGTTTCCGTGGAGGCAGAGGCGGAGACCGAGGAGGATTCAGAGGTGGAAGAGGTGGAGACAGAGGCAACTTTGGTCCAGGAAAAATGGATTCCAG AGGAGACCACAGACAAGACCGCCGTGAGAGGCCCTATTGA